ACGTCGTGCAGGACCGATGAAATCTTCGCGATGTCTTTTTCGAACAACCCAAGCGTGTTCGGATTGGTCACCATGAAGACAGCTGTTTGATCGTCGACGGCATTCTTCAAAGCCTCGACGTCGACGAGTCCATTCGACGAAGGAGGAAGCTGAATGCACTCAAAGCCAGCCAAAGCTGCGCTGGCCGGGTTGGTTCCGTGGGCACTACTTGGGAAGACAACTTTTGTTCGCGATTCTTTTCGATCAGCGAAATAAGCGGACGCCACGTGCAGTGCTGCCAATTCCCCCTGAGCCCCGGCAGCGGGTTGAAGTGAAACCGCTGGCAGCCCCGCGATTTCGCCGAGCATTTCCTGGAGTTCGTAAAGAATTTGAAGCATGCCCTGAGAGTCTTCGACGCGAGCATACGGGTGAAGATCACCGATCCCGTGAAGCTTCGCCAGTCGTTCATGCCGCTTCGGGTTGTACTTCATCGTACAACTCCCGAGCGGATAAAAGTGAGTGTCAACACACATGTTCAGCGTCGACAGATTCACGTAATGCCGAACGACATCTCCCTCTGAAAGCTCTGGGAGAGGAGGCGGAGATTTCGCAAGAATGCTCTCCGGCAACAGCTTGGAAAGTTCGGCGGTTGGAACGTCACACTTTGGAAAAGTGGCGGCGCGACGGCCCTTCTTGGAGAGTTCGAAAATAGAAGCCGTCGCTAAGTTGTTTCGCATAATGCACCGTGGAAATCGTTGAGTTCAAATTGATGCGGATGTCTTCGACCGTCTGAGATCGGGCCGCGTTCCCAGGTTGTCGAAGTCTGTTTTGAAGGCTTCGAAACAGGAGCGAGGCGACCACTGATGTCTCGACGGAATCACTCCTTCAACGCAGACACCAGCGCGTCAATCTGGTCTTTTGTTCGGGTCTCTGTCACAGCGATCAGAACCGAATCCTGCGCGGACTCAGGAGCTCCTGGGAACTGCTTGAGTGAAGGCCCGATATCGAAGCCTGCATCTGCAGCCCGCTGGACAAGTTTGTCAGGATTTCCGGAATAGCTGAGTGTGAATTCCTTGAAGAAGGGACCATCAAAAGCCAGTGCCAGACCATCCACTTCTTGAAGCCGTTCGGCAGCATAGTGAGCCTTTTGACAACTCAAGGTCGCAGCTTCACGGAGCCCCTCAGGTCCCATCAACGAGAGATAAACCGTCGCTCGCAGTGCAAGCAATCCCTGGTTTGTACAAATATTGCTCGTCGCTTTGTCTCGACGAATGTGTTGTTCACGTGTCTGCAAACCGAGCACGTAGCACTGTTTGCCATCGCGGTCTTTCGCAAGCGAAATCAATCGGCCCGGCATTTTGCGAACGAATTCTTCTCGGCAAGCGAGCACACCCAAATAAGGGCCGCCGTACTGCAGCGGAATTCCCAGTGATTGTCCTTCAGCAACTCCGATATCGGCTCCGTAATCGGCCGGACGTTTCAGGACTCCGAGGCTTAGAGGATCGAACGAAACGACCGAAAGTGCTCCGTGCTCTCGTGCGATTTCACAGATCTCTTCTCCAGGTTCGATGCACCCGAAGAAATTCGGTTGCTGAAAGACAACACAAGCCACCTGATCATCGATGACTTCCTTCAGTCGGTTCAGATCCGTGACACCATTCACAGTGGGGATCGTAATGACTTCAGTATCGAGCTCACGAGTGTATGTCTCAACTACCTGACGAAACTCTGGGTGAACGCCTTCGGACAGCAGGATCTTCCCTTCACGGCGGGTCACCCGCATGGCCATGAATGCTGCTTCGCTGACTGCCGTTCCCCCTTCGTAAAGGCTGGCGTTCGAGACATCAAAACCAGTCAAAGCACAGATGAGCGACTGGTATTCGAAGAATGCTTGCAGCGAACCCTGACTCGCTTCCGGCTGATACGGTGTGTAGGCGGTATAAAACTCACCACGACCGGCAATTTCGTCGACAACAGCGGGAACGAAGTGGTCATACGCTCCGCCGCCTCGAAAGCAGACTCGATCGCAATGATTCAAAGCTGCCAGACGGGTGAGATGCTGTTGCAAATCAAGTTCTGTCATCGGTTCTGGTAAATCGAGCTTGCCTTTCAATTGGAGGTCGGCCGGAACCTGCTCAAGCAGTTGCTCAATGTTTTCGCAGCCGATGACGTCCAGCATTTCCCGTTCTTGTTCGGGAGTGTTGTAAAGGTATCCCACTGATTTCTTTCCCAGTCAGCATTGATCGATCGAGAACGTAACCCGATTCGATTGCAAAAACACACAGACCGCATCCGTCTCAGTTCTGTGCTTCGTTAATTTCCAATTTCCAATTGAAGAGCCGGACACTTCGTACTCGCACTGAAACATTCTTCCGCGATGCTTCGTGTGCCTGCCTCTAGGCAGAAGGTGAGCAGGTGATCAAATGATCTTCATTCTTAACCGCAAGGATTGGCCGATGAAAACAGTTCCCTGCGAATTACTCGCTCGATTCAGCGAAAAAGTCGATCCGTGAGTTTCCGCACAGCAGAATGAACAGTTCGATGCGTGCTTCATATTCGCATCGACTGATTTGAAATGACGGACGATTCGAAATCGTGCTCCTCACACAAACCAATTTCGCTGATTCAAACCGACTCAGCCAGACAGTCAAACCGAGTGTTTCGCCCGCCGAATGTGCTAAACACAGCGAGCGAGTGAACCGCGTTCAAAGCAGTTCTTCTCGCTCTTGCGACAGGCTGCAACCGAGAACAAATGAAACTCGAGAACAAGTTGTCTTTTCTGTGCACTCGCTTGCGCGGTCTCACTCGCTGTAAACCTGAGCTTCTCGAGCGAGTCAGTGCAAACTAAGTACGAAGTTGTTCTAGTGACTCTCACACGATTTCTGATAAGCCTCGTAGTCCATCAAAGAACTCAACTCATCAGCATTCTCAACTTTGATTTTGATAATCCAACCGTTGCCGAAGGGATCGTCTGAGAGTGGCGCGGGATCATCTTCCAGAACCGAATTGACTTCAACAATCTCGCCGCCCACAGGAGCATAGAGATCACTGACAGCCTTCACACTCTCGACTTCGCCAAAGACTTCCCCAGCGGAGAAGGACTTACCTGAGTTGGGTAACTCAACGTGAACAACGTCGCTCAATTCTTTCACTGCAAATTCGCTGATTCCAATCGTCGCGATCTCG
This DNA window, taken from Thalassoglobus sp. JC818, encodes the following:
- the gcvPA gene encoding aminomethyl-transferring glycine dehydrogenase subunit GcvPA, giving the protein MGYLYNTPEQEREMLDVIGCENIEQLLEQVPADLQLKGKLDLPEPMTELDLQQHLTRLAALNHCDRVCFRGGGAYDHFVPAVVDEIAGRGEFYTAYTPYQPEASQGSLQAFFEYQSLICALTGFDVSNASLYEGGTAVSEAAFMAMRVTRREGKILLSEGVHPEFRQVVETYTRELDTEVITIPTVNGVTDLNRLKEVIDDQVACVVFQQPNFFGCIEPGEEICEIAREHGALSVVSFDPLSLGVLKRPADYGADIGVAEGQSLGIPLQYGGPYLGVLACREEFVRKMPGRLISLAKDRDGKQCYVLGLQTREQHIRRDKATSNICTNQGLLALRATVYLSLMGPEGLREAATLSCQKAHYAAERLQEVDGLALAFDGPFFKEFTLSYSGNPDKLVQRAADAGFDIGPSLKQFPGAPESAQDSVLIAVTETRTKDQIDALVSALKE
- the gcvH gene encoding glycine cleavage system protein GcvH, yielding MDPSSLKFAKTHEWVSVDGEIATIGISEFAVKELSDVVHVELPNSGKSFSAGEVFGEVESVKAVSDLYAPVGGEIVEVNSVLEDDPAPLSDDPFGNGWIIKIKVENADELSSLMDYEAYQKSCESH